Part of the Quercus robur chromosome 5, dhQueRobu3.1, whole genome shotgun sequence genome, CTTGGTTATCATCACTTATGTATCTTCATTCTTGTCCTATACCATCTATTCTTGCACCTCCTTCTACTCCTAACCCACCTTCATATGCACCTGACCTTAATTCACCTATCAGTAGCTCTAGCTCTTTCACCGGCTACTACCTCATCCCAAACAGCAGCTGCTATCTTATCCCAAAAACCAGCTGCCACCTCGTCTCAAGTACCAGTACTAACAGCTCTTTCTTCACTAGAATCTATTCCACCACTACTACCTCCACCTATCTTACCTCTTCCACTAATAAACACCCCATACAAACACTATCGGTAAATGGCGTTTCTAAGCCTAACTTGTGCTAAAAAGCTCATATTGACCATACAATTACTAAACCACCTATTTATAAAAAACATTTCTCAGTTTTCACAATGGTGTTTAGTAAAGGCTGATAAATTAATTATGTGGTCTCCAACGACAAGGCACTTGGTCCCTTGTCTCACCACCAACAgataaaaatgttgtgtgatGCAAGTGCGTCAATAAATTGAAGCATCACAGTGATGGTTCTATGGCAAAAAACGAAGCACAAGTTGATCTATGATCTCTAGTGAGGTGAGGTGTATATGTTTCAACCCCTAGTTATGTTCATTCCGAATATTTAGGTTATGTTTGTCGTCTCCACAAGTTGATCTATGATCTCAAATAAGCTCCTAGGGCTTGGTTTGTTAAATTTTACTAGCCACTTGCTTCGCTTGGattttgttgaatttaatgttgATTCTCCATTGTTTACTTATTGACATCAAACAAAAAGTCTTGGCTTATGACTCTACATGGATGTAGAGATGAAACTACATAGTGGCTTGGGGCCATGGCCCTGCAAATTCTCAAAATTTCAACATTCACCtacatattttgttaaaattttcaacCGAAAAAATATATGTGAATGCTCTTccaatattattataaaactttCATTATTATATTGAACATAAAACTTTTGAATTACTAATTGTTTTTCAATAATGCACCTCCATTTCACTTGTTTGTTACAGCTAAACAGGATTTGCGAACCAAGCCTAGGCTTCACCAGCGTCGAAAGTGAGTAAACCAAACAAGTGCATTGCTTAATGTCACTTTATTCCAATGGTAGAATTTGAAGTACATATTATTTTCTAGTTAATCATTCTATGAGCTTACCTATATGCTATATAGCCTAATTTCAATACTCATgcatttgttgttgttattattattattattattattttgccaTGCTTCACTACTTTCTAAGTCTCTTGCCTATCAGCTTAATATTCTGGATGAACATAATTTCTTTAGATGCGGCACATAGatttttctgtgtgtgtgttagattttattttattttatgagcaCTCTCTTTGGTGGTTAGGTCACCCTTCAGTTAGTCCAGTAATGCCACAACCATACAGAAGATGGAGTGGTACTATAAAATGGTTTAGCAATGAAAGGAGCTATGGTTTCATAAGGCCAATCAATGGTGGTGAAGACATATTTGTGCACTACTCTTCTGTGAAGTCTGATGGCTACGTACGTATACGGGCTGGCACACTGGTCGAATTCGACGTTGTGGGCGGGCATTGGCGTGAAAAAAGACTGAAAGCAATCAACGTGACTGGTCCTGGTGGAACTTTGCTTCAAGACAGTAGGAGAAGAGCCATTAATATTGCAACTGGCAGTGGCAGCGGGAGTACTACTGGTAGCAATGCTGAAACTCGTCCTTGTCTTGGGCCATGCTATAGGTGCGGCGAGATGGGTCATATAGCGAAGTACTGCTTCCTTGGTAGAAAGAATGACACTGCTGCTGCATGGCCAGGGTATGGACAGAAAACATGGATTGGCGTTGCTTGGTGCCATTTCTGTGGCCAGCTTGGTCATTTGGCAAGTAATTGTCTCACTGCTAGTCCTAGGAAGTGAGTTATGGAGGCTATA contains:
- the LOC126728590 gene encoding cold shock protein 1-like translates to MEDFRAGNIGGSSASDLGHEDDSKAAEDLSFEAIQYEFFGKSAIEDELKDSEDEMDDDPFEGSQYETFPSSEKHKGKGECSYKVDDLATAFTKLNRICEPSLGFTSVESHPSVSPVMPQPYRRWSGTIKWFSNERSYGFIRPINGGEDIFVHYSSVKSDGYVRIRAGTLVEFDVVGGHWREKRLKAINVTGPGGTLLQDSRRRAINIATGSGSGSTTGSNAETRPCLGPCYRCGEMGHIAKYCFLGRKNDTAAAWPGYGQKTWIGVAWCHFCGQLGHLASNCLTASPRK